A single Anopheles arabiensis isolate DONGOLA chromosome 2, AaraD3, whole genome shotgun sequence DNA region contains:
- the LOC120893932 gene encoding putative serine protease K12H4.7, whose protein sequence is MKSPLALVCLLGFVGAFVLEPQPQQKDGVQRVLRNQRAWERMHREPPIQGGSPSRKAAPVETKHIMQRLDHFDPQNVNTWSMRYMANGEHYVEGGPVFIYVGGEWEISAGSISRGHVYDMAAELKGYLFYTEHRFYGQSHPTVDLRTDKLKYLNIDQALADLAHFVVEMRKTIPGAEKSGVIMIGGSYSATMVSWFRQKYPHLINGAWASSAPVFAKVEFTEYKEIVTESIRLVGGQSCADRIERAIRQTEELLDRGEYASVAQQFQLCSDVDLSQPLDRMNFFSSLSDEFAGVVQYHTTGDIEGVCRIIEDATITDDMQALAKLVTRGLTSTNCNSYGYKAMVDYYKNTAWNEGAAMSSMRQWLYQTCAEYGWYQISGSSKQIFGSSFPVDLFVKLCGDLYDGFFDKTRMMNNADRTNVIYGGWNPEVTNVFFTQGQLDPWRAMGIQQDLNDQSPAVVIPGAAHCADLSSITAQDSAEMRAAKEKILELVKKWLA, encoded by the exons ATGAAATCTCCGTTGGCCTTGGTTTGCCTTCTGGGCTTCGTGGGCGCGTTTGTCCTGGagccgcagccgcagcagaAAGATGGCGTTCAGCGGGTGCTCCGCAATCAGCGGGCATGGGAACGGATGCACCGAGAGCCTCCGATTCAGGGCGGTTCGCCTTCGCGCAAGGCCGCCCCCGTCGAGACGAAACACATCATGCAGCGGCTGGATCACTTTGACCCGCAAAATGTCAACACCTGGTCGATG CGCTACATGGCCAACGGTGAACACTACGTCGAGGGCGGCCCGGTGTTCATCTACGTCGGCGGTGAGTGGGAAATCTCCGCGGGAAGCATCTCCCGTGGCCACGTGTACGATATGGCGGCCGAGCTGAAGGGTTATCTGTTCTACACCGAGCATCGTTTCTACGGCCAGAGCCATCCGACTGT CGACCTACGTACTGATAAACTGAAGTATCTGAACATCGATCAGGCGCTGGCGGATTTGGCGCACTTTGTGGTGGAGATGCGCAAGACGATCCCGGGTGCAGAGAAGTCGGGCGTTATCATGATCGGTGGATCGTACTCCGCCACCATGGTGTCGTGGTTCCGCCAGAAGTACCCGCACCTGATAAACGGAGCGTGGGCCTCAAGTGCTCCGGTGTTTGCCAAGGTTGAGTTTACCG AGTACAAGGAGATTGTGACGGAGAGCATCCGACTGGTCGGAGGACAGAGCTGTGCCGATCGTATTGAACGGGCCATCCGGCAGACGGAAGAGCTGCTCGACCGCGGGGAGTACGCAAGTGTCGCGCAGCAGTTTCAGCTGTGCAGCGATGTGGATCTGTCTCAGCCGCTGGATCGCATGAACTTCTTCAGCAGTCTGTCGGATGAGTTTGCGGGAGTGGTTCAGTATCACACGACCGGAGACATTGAGGGTGTGTGCCGGATCATCGAGGATGCCACCATCACGGACGATATGCAGGCGCTGGCCAAGCTTGTGACGCGAGGTTTGACATCAACCAACTGCAACAGCTATGGCTACAAGGCTATGGTAGATTACTACAAAAACACCGCCTGGAATGAGGGTGCTGCCATGAGCTCAA TGCGCCAGTGGCTGTACCAAACCTGTGCCGAGTACGGATGGTATCAGATTTCGGGCTCGTCCAAGCAGATCTTTGGTTCCAGCTTCCCGGTCGACTTGTTCGTGAAGTTGTGTGGTGATCTGTACGATGGATT CTTCGATAAGACGAGAATGATGAACAATGCCGACAGGACGAACGTCATCTACGGCGGATGGAATCCGGAAGTGACGAACGTCTTCTTCACTCAGGGTCAACTTGATCCTTGGCGTGCGATGGGCATCCAGCAGGATCTGAACGATCAGTCCCCGGCTGTCGTCATTCCAG GAGCTGCCCACTGTGCCGATTTGAGCTCAATCACCGCCCAAGATTCGGCTGAAATGCGAGCAGCGAAGGAAAAGATTCTGGAGCTGGTAAAGAAATGGCTAGCCTAA
- the LOC120893833 gene encoding trypsin-like — MRCSARALRVVVVAICCTDLIFAYFAHAVPLEAVVARVHRLPAVRLLQVRASDDPRADRIVGGSKTTIESVPYQVSLRYFNNHICGGSIISHSWVLTAAHCLDWYPNNDEITVRTGSTSQSAGGSLHAVFYYHLHERYDPNEFQWDVATVRVRTPMGLGAGRAPIPLATSTEWTIGERILVTGWGYLTAAGKVDDTLQMILLDAVPQESCNRTWTGFITADMLCAGGPGVDACAGDSGGPAVQDGVQYGIVSWGSIDCGNGLPGVFTNIAHPSVRSFIRRTTML; from the exons ATGCGATGCAGCGCCCGTGCTCTCCGAGTGGTGGTCGTGGCCATCTGTTGCACTGATTTAATTTTCGCTTATTtcg CGCACGCCGTGCCCCTAGAAGCTGTGGTTGCGAGAGTGCATCGTTTGCCGGCGGTTCGGTTGCTGCAGGTCAGAGCGAGCGACGACCCAAGGGCCGACCGAATCGTCGGTGGCAGTAAGACAACCATCGAGAGCGTTCCTTATCAGGTTTCGCTGCGGTATTTCAATAATCACATCTGCGGTGGATCCATCATATCTCACTCGTGGGTGCTGACGGCAGCACACTGTCTGGATTGGTATCCCAACAATGACGAA ATTACAGTGCGCACCGGGAGCACCAGCCAGTCGGCGGGCGGATCGCTGCATGCGGTGTTTTACTACCACCTTCACGAGCGCTACGACCCGAACGAGTTCCAGTGGGACGTGGCCACCGTTCGCGTCCGAACGCCCATGGGGTTGGGCGCGGGCAGAGCGCCCATTCCGCTGGCCACCTCGACCGAGTGGACCATTGGCGAGCGCATCTTGGTGACGGGCTGGGGCTATCTGACCGCCGCCGGGAAGGTCGACGATACCTTGCAGATGATCTTGCTGGACGCGGTACCGCAGGAGTCGTGCAACCGTACCTGGACCGGTTTCATCACGGCAGA CATGCTCTGTGCCGGCGGGCCGGGCGTCGATGCGTGCGCTGGGGACAGTGGAGGACCGGCGGTGCAGGACGGCGTACAGTACGGGATCGTGTCGTGGGGTTCGATCGACTGTGGCAACGGACTGCCCGGGGTGTTCACCAACATTGCTCATCCGTCGGTTCGAAGTTTCATTCGCCGCACCACGATGCTGTAG